Proteins from one Physeter macrocephalus isolate SW-GA chromosome 16, ASM283717v5, whole genome shotgun sequence genomic window:
- the SMIM35 gene encoding small integral membrane protein 35: MMQSVGIQGHERALGSWVKDVCLSAGDDSISTLGLLLCLGLSLLLVSILGYSLAKWYQRGYCWEGPNFVNLYQTRNMKDLEMGPPFTISGHISSADGSYMKFSDGLV, encoded by the exons ATGATGCAGTCAGTTGGCATACAGGGCCACGAGAGGGCTCTGGGCAGCTGGGTGAAGGATGTGTGTCTCTCTGCAGGTGACGACTCCATCAGCACCTTGGGCCTGCTCCTCTGCCTGGGACTCTCGCTGCTGCTTGTGTCCATCCTGGGCTACAGCCTGGCCAAGTGGTACCAGCGTGGGTACTGCTGGGAGG GGCCTAATTTTGTCAACTTGTACCAAACCCG GAACATGAAGGATCTGGAGATGGGTCCACCCTTCACCATCAGTGGCCACATCAGCAGTGCAGATGGCAGCTACATGAAGTTCTCCGACGGATTGGTCTGA